One part of the Anopheles coustani chromosome 2, idAnoCousDA_361_x.2, whole genome shotgun sequence genome encodes these proteins:
- the LOC131265568 gene encoding brahma-associated protein of 60 kDa-like, translating into MSQRFPAANANSVGGSQRYPSSPGQTNQPPPVMRPYGPGNNFSPRGYTPPPQMGSGVSNQNQHQRPIQPGFQGGGMRGSPMSNSSGGKRNAENRSSMNAAHQKNDYSVKKKKKLADKILPQKVRDLVPESQAYMDLLAFERKLDATIMRKRLDIQEALKRPMKQKRKLRIFISNTFYPSKDGSEGDTNPDGSVASWELRVEGRLLEDNKSDPAKIKRKFSSFFKSLVIELDKDLYGPDNHLVEWHRTHSTQETDGFQVKRPGDRNVRCTILLLLDYQPLQFKLDPRLARLLGVHTQTRPVIISALWQYIKTHKLQDAHEREYIACDKYLEQIFGCPRMKFAEIPQRLNPLLHPPDPIVINHVITVEGGQENKQTACYDIDVEVDDTLKNQMNTFLLSTASQQEIQALDGKIHDTVETINQLKTNREFFLSFAKDPQTFIHKWIVSQTRDLKAMTDIVGNPEEERRAEFYHQPWTQEAVSRYFFTKVNQKRAELEQALGIRNT; encoded by the exons ATGTCGCAGCGGTTTCCGGCGGCCAATGCTAACTCGGTTGGTGGGTCCCAACGATATCCATCGTCCCCGGGGCAAACAAACCAGCCTCCGCCAGTGATGCGTCCGTACGGACCGGGGAATAATTTTTCG CCCCGCGGCTACACTCCACCGCCGCAGATGGGAAGCGGAGTGTCGAATCAAAATCAACATCAACGTCCTATCCAACCCGGCTTTCAGGGTGGCGGTATGCGAGGTTCACCAATGTCCAACTCCTCCGGTGGCAAACGTAACGCAGAAAACCGTTCCTCAATGAACGCAGCCCATCAGAAGAA TGACTATtcggtgaagaagaagaaaaaactggCGGATAAAATACTTCCACAGAAGGTGCGAGATCTGGTGCCGGAGTCTCAGGCCTATATGGATTTGCTGGCTTTCGAGCGGAAGTTGGACGCGACTATTATGCGGAAGCGTCTGGATATTCAGGAAGCCCTCAAGCGCCCGATGAAGCAAAAGCGCAAGCTGCGCATCTTCATATCCAACACCTTCTATCCCAGCAAGGATGGGTCGGAGGGTGACACAAACCCGGACGGATCGGTCGCATCGTGGGAGCTCCGCGTCGAGGGTCGCCTATTGGAGGACAACAAGTCCGATCCAGCGAAGATTAAACGCAAGTTCTCCAGCTTCTTCAAGTCGCTCGTCATCGAGCTGGACAAAGATCTTTACGGCCCGGACAACCATCTGGTTGAGTGGCACCGTACACATTCGACACAAGAAACAGACGGGTTTCAGGTGAAGCGACCGGGTGATCGGAACGTGCGTTGTACCATATTGCTTCTGCTCGATTATCAGCCGCTTCAGTTCAAGCTCGATCCGCGACTGGCCCGGCTGCTTGGAGTGCACACGCAGACCCGTCCGGTCATCATATCTGCCTTGTGGCAGTACATCAAAACTCACAAGCTGCAGGATGCGCATGAACGCGAGTACATCGCATGCGACAAGTACCTCGAGCAGATATTCGGCTGTCCGCGGATGAAGTTTGCAGAAATTCCGCAACGACTAAACCCACTGCTACACCCACCGGATCCGATCGTAATAAACCACGTTATCACGGTCGAAGGTGGACAGGAGAACAAACAGACGGCCTGCTACGACATTGACGTCGAAGTGGACGACACGCTCAAGAACCAGATGAACACTTTTCTACTGAGCACTGCAAGCCAGCAGGAGATACAAGCGCTGGACGGAAAAATCCACGACACGGTTGAGACGATCAACCAGCTCAAGACGAACCGAGAGTTTTTCCTTAGTTTCGCCAAGGATCCACAGACCTTCATTCACAAGTGGATCGTCTCGCAGACGCGCGATCTGAAAGCAATGACGGATATTGTGGGCAATCCGGAGGAGGAGCGACGAGCCGAGTTCTACCATCAGCCATGGACACAAGAGGCCGTCTCGCGATACTTTTTCACCAAGGTCAACCAAAAGCGGGCAGAACTCGAGCAGGCCCTTGGCATTCGGAACACGTAA
- the LOC131265575 gene encoding death domain-associated protein 6-like, whose translation MLQRFVQNLNVVAASLVLILFGTLCSSYAIDCKDLWDEETLKELIEDEKKNEENYETGNFEYGEDWGEVIHEDEDQPCDCEDEADGEDEDEEGEHHQHKCHETASNHTPKSNHAEERRKRQLTEDNVEPRAASVPTDGDPTTDLEVAETHLFRPVFRYKSQYTERRRVRDNLAPSRQ comes from the exons ATGTTGCAGCGTTTTGTACagaatttgaatgtg gTAGCCGCCTCGCTAGTTCTGATACTGTTTGGAACGCTTTGCAGCAGCTATGCTATCGATTGCAAAGACCTCTGGGATGAGGAAACCTTGAAGGAGTTGATTGAGgatgaaaaaaagaacgaggaaaattatgaaactGGCAATTTTGAATATGGGGAAGATTGGGGCGAAGTTATCCACGAGGACGAAGATCAGCCGTGCGATTGTGAGGATGAAGCGGACGGTGAAGACGAAGACGAAGAAGGCGAGCATCACCAACACAAGTGTCACGAAACTGCATCGAACCATACACCAAAGAGCAACCATGCGGAAGAACGTCGTAAGCGCCAACTAACGGAGGACAACGTCGAACCACGAGCAGCATCTGTGCCAACCGATGGAGATCCAACGACCGATCTGGAGGTCGCCGAAACGCACCTCTTCCGTCCGGTGTTCCGCTACAAATCGCAGTACACGGAGAGGAGGCGAGTGCGGGACAACTTAGCACCTTCCCGGCAGTGA